The genome window atcagttggccaattaatttctttctatttatagtagagacggggtctcgctcttgctcaggctggttttgaactcctgaccttgagcaatccgcccgcctcggcctcccagagagctaggattacaggcgtgagccaccgcgcccggcccttggctctgatttttaaagtgattCTCACATTTTTGCAAAAGAGCTGCAAGGGTTTGACGGGTCCTGTTAACCATTGTCCTGTTTAAGAGCCAATTTCTGAACTTCCACCAGAGCGTGGGTGGGTTAAATCTCAGACCAGCCCTTGAAAAACATTCCACTGTGATTATCTTCCTTGCACCAATTGGGTTTGAGTTTCCCTTCTTCCCTTGGTGGAATATTCtgaaggagaggggaagaggccTATGCAGTAGATAAGCCTGCAACGTGGAAAATGAACAGTTGGCTCCAGAACTGCAGCTGGAGCTACATACCAGCCCTGGGTAGAACCCGAAAGACCCACATTACCCCCTCAGACTTGCATCTCACTTAGGTGGGATGTAAGCTATAAACAAAGGATCAGCTCTACTGTGGCCCAGGGTGAGCCAGGCACTTTGCTAGCAGGAGTGCAGGAGCCAAGCCAAAGGGTGGGGCCTGCAGAGGCGCCTGGTGCAAAGGGGTGCCCAGGGGACGTGTGGCCAGGCGGTGAGGCCACTGCTCGGCAGTTCTGGGCAGACTTTCTCCCTCCACACCCACAGGCAGGCTCTGCATTTCCATCCGTGCCTCAGTCGGTGGGATTCGCCCTCACGCCTGACTTTGGAACATCAGGCCTCAGTGTCCCTGCTGTCCCCTGACGTGGCCTCTTGCCTCCCTGCCCTTGTGCCAGGCGCTCACTAATAGAAAGCATTTCGTTCACACTTGGCTGCTGTGTTagttttgttatctttttaatacATCGAGTGTTGATCGGGCACATTGCTGAGGCAGGTGCTTTTGATGGCTTTCATGGGGTGTGCCTTCTCGAGATGGGAAGACGACCAATAAGCagctgaacaaataaataaacgaGATATCCTAAGAGAGCCACTGGGGGTGTGGGATGTTCATAGTCATTAGCTCCAGTGCTCAGGATGGCCCTGAAGGGGAAGGGGTTGTGTGCTCATCGCTGGCAATGAGGAACAGAGCAACATTCAAACTGTGTGTactggggtggctcacacctgtaatcctgtcatcctagcaatctgggaggctgagaggggtggattgctcagggtcaggagttcgagaccagcctgagcaagagcaagaccccgtctctactaaaaatggaaacaaattaattggccaactaaaaatatagaaaattagctgggaatggtggtgcatgcctgtagtcccagctacttgggaggctgaggcaggaggattgcttgagcccaggagttggaggtttctgtgagcaaggctgacgccacggcactctagcctgggcaacagagtgagaatctgtctcaaaaaaaaaaaaaaagcaaactgtgtATTATCTGTTGCCATGTAACCTATTACCCTAAATGACTTAAAACAGCAATGATTGTCTCTtgtggtttctgtgggtcagCAATTCAGAGTATGGTCGGGAGAATCTATCCTAATTTTCAGCATCTGGAAGCTTTGGAGGCTGAAGGTTGGAGTCATCCAAAGGGTCCTTCGCCCGGTGTCTGGATTTGGGTGTCCGCTCTTAGCCGAGACCTCAGCTGGGGCTGTCAGCTGGAACCCTACACTTGGCCTTTGTGTGTGGCCTGGGAGTCCCCTGACAGAGTGACCGAATTCCAAAGGCCAGTGGAGAGAgagtgggggaaggggagcagaCACACTgcaggttggggactgctggagAGCCAGCTAAGTGTTAAGCTTCCTTTTTTCCTGACAAAGCCTTGGAAGTTGCATAGCGTCACCACTGCCATATTCCGTTGGTCTGGGCAGTCATAGGCCGTGCCCAGGTTCAGGGGAGGAACCAGGCCCCACTTGTTGGTGGGATGAGCATAAGTCACATTGTGAAGGGAGCATGAGAAGGGGACAAAGGTGCTGCAGCGGCCTCTGGACAGAAGGATCCACCGCGTCTGGTCTGCCTGCCGAAGAGCCAGTGTTCCCCTCGCCTGGTCTACCTTCTTGTCGCCCTAGTTTTGTCGATTTGCTGTCATTCAGCCTCTAGCTTCTTGGTTACTTCTGGACGCTTCAGGGCCAGCTGTAGTCTTCCCCCATAGCCCTCCTCGCCAGAAGCGTTGAAGATGGTCCTGCCGACTGGCTCCTCCCATAGTCCTTGCCCATTTTAGGCCACTCTGCACAGGCAACTTTTTGCTTATTCACTCAGGATTTTGAAGCAAGAAATTCTGTATATGTTGCCTTTCACGGTCCGTTAACCTTAGGCGAATCGTAAGGTGGGGTTCACGTCAAGTGCCAGCCACCTTCACGTGGGCTGATACTCAAAATACCTAACAACCAACACAGCACCCACTGACATGGCCACTGGACCCCAGAAGGACATGCTGGAGACTGGGCCGTGGCAGGTGAGTCCCAGCACCAGTGGCAGCTCTGGTGGGACATGTACGGGGGCCTGTGTGAGCCCGACACTAGGGGGTGCGGCcaagagagggagacagacagatggGGGTGACACTCACAGCACGTGGGTGGTGTGCCCTCCAGATGTGTGTTGAGGGTGTAGGGGAGGAAGAAAGTCTTTTTCCTCTGCCTACCATAGGTTCTCCAGCCTAGGCTCTACAAATTAGACTGGAAAAAGGTTAATTAGAGACAAATGAATAGAAGTTTATGAACATGTACTTCATGCATGTACACATGGGAGTGCCCAGTGACGAGTGACACAAATGGGTGGGTAGAATTTGGGTcaatacaattgacccttgaaagACTTGGGGATCAGAGGTACTGACCCCTTGTGCAGTTGAAAGTCtgcatataacattttttttttttttttttttgagacagagtctcactttgttgcccaggctagagtgagtgccgtggcgtcagcctggctcacagcaacctcaatctccggggctcagcgatcctactgcctcagcctcccaagtagctgggcctacaggcattcgccaccatgcccggctaattttttgtatatatatttttagttggtcaattaatttatttctatttttggtagagacggggtctcactcaggctggtttcgaactcctgaccttgagcaatccgcccgcctcggcctcccaaagtgctaggattacaggtgtgagccaccacgcccggcctgcatataacttttgatgcccccaaaacttaactactaatggCCTACTGTGGACTAGAAGCCTCACTGATAACACAAACTGTCAATTAACACGTcttttgtatgttatgtgtattgTATACTGAGTTCTTATAATGAAGTaaggtagagaaaagaaagtgtaccaagaaaatcataaggaaaatacaTTTAGAGTACCGCATTGTTTTTATTGGTGCCACAGTTTATGTCATCTGTTTACAAGGTGACTCTGAAATGTCGGGCCACTGCACTGGCAGACCTCAATGTATGGTACTATCAAACAATTCAACTTTTTTCTTGCAATGtaatgacttttctctgcttcttgggatcACTTCCGGCATCACTAGTGGCATAGGGTCCCATGGAGCTATTTAGGGTTGacagtattgcactaaacatgatgaaaaacaTGCAAGAACCATGAGAACACTGCTTACTGTGACACATGACGTGCTGGCCAGTGAGCTGCGCTGGCGGAGACGTTGGAGTCGCGGGCGTTTGCAGGGGCGCCTGCAAACCTCCAGCTCACCGCAACAAGAGGGGGCTGCGGAATTATTACAGTAGGGCTGAGACAGAGCGGCCCCCCCAAGCATGGAGATAAAGGAAAATCTTGAGTCCCTTCAGGGGAAGCTCTGGGCAACCTGAAGTGGCCCTCCCAGTGAGCTGGAGTCGTGCGGTGGTCTGGTTTTTTGTGGAAACTAAAGACACCCCCCTTAACACAAGTTCTCGAGTTGTTTCTCAgacatcccccccacccccccgtgGAAAATGCGGACAATGGGAAACTGAGGAACTAAACTCTGACCGCCTACGCTGCACTGCACCTCGAGGGGCTGGGCCCACTCATCTGAACGTTCCTTTCCACCGTCCAGGAATCTCTGAGTTCGCCGGAGCCTCCCCTCCCACTTCAGGGCGCCCCGCCTTTTGGGCCAGGCCAACATACAACCTCCATGTATCAGTTTCCAATTTTGCCTGCCTGAAATGTGCCCTGCCTTTGAAAACGCTGACCCCCACGCCATAGGGGCGTTGGGGTCCGAAGTGTCAGCTGGGGCTCTCCCGCCGCGGCTCCGCTGACTGGCGGGCAGACCCGGTTTGGTTTGCGACCGCACAGTATGTACTGCAGATAATTTCTTGCAGTTGTGATTTGATGCTGCGTCTTtgtgtttgtttacttttctctCGACTACGAAGGGTACCACGTAAAGTGTGTAAGTTTTGGTgtgcataagttttgataaattttaactttttacagatttgtgtatatttaatggtagtaaataataaaataggttagtatctacatatattttatgaattcatgacatacctaatattttcaatatttctaggctacgtagttttttcaaattgtagcAAATCTgcaaaaaattttccaatagatttactgaaaaaataaatcatatatgaGTGAACCCATTGCAGTTCAAAAGCCCTTTTGTTCAAGGGTCCACTGTGTACCCTCTTAGGCTAAGTGAAGGAAAGGGGTTTGGGGCTTCTGAGTGGGTGCGTGGTAGACAGGCAAATTAAGGGAAGGTGACCAGTAAATAAGGTAAACAAAGGCGGTTTAGTAAGATTTGTCATGCAGACTTAGCCAGTGCTTTCTCCATTGATAAGAGTTGTTTCTTTATAACagaaatttcctttataaaaggaGACCTTGTGTCCTGTTTTTAGAACATTCCCTGGTCTGACAGTTCTCAGTGGTCTTCAGCTCAGAATAACCCATAATCTGAAGAGGCATATTCCGAGGTGGCAAGTTCTGGCACTCTTCGAGGGTGATTAATTCTGCATTGGGGGACCCAGGAAGCCTGGCTGTCCTGCGGGCGGTGGGACACACTGGCCTGGGCCCTGTGTGCCAACGTCTATTCCTGATTCAGAGCCCTTCAGAAGGGACCTGGGGACCACACTTGGATAGGCAGCCAGAACCATGAGGTTCTTGAATAATGTCCCTTTAATGTTCCAACTCAAGTGCTGTCAGGTGGGTGGTAAGTGCCTGCCCTCAGGAGACCTAAACCTTGTGGGCTTGAAACATCTGTCAAGGGCCTTTTCCCCCCTGGTTTCCATTTTCTGGTTGTATCCAATTCAGTAGCTTCTATATCTTTCTGGAACTATCTATACCTTCCTTCTTAATCGTTTTGCTCCCTGGTGTGATTCCTTCCCCTACAGCTCCCATCTTAATGCACAGCATTCCTGCCGTCCACACAGtaaatcagcaaatattttgtattaattttgttcCATCTGCTGTAGTTCAAACCTCTAGAAAGACTCCTCTGACCTCCCTCACCTCCAGCACTCATGTgctgtattcttttattctgtatttctctGGATCCCACCCCTGCTCTTACCCTGCCTTTTGGCATGGGTGACAAGCCTTGACTTCTCAAGAAACATTGAGGAAATCATTCTAACCTAGAAATATATCTAACTTGATCTCCAGCTGAAGTTTTCCTTCCCTGCAATAAGagttttttcaaatgtttcaaagCATTTCATGGGAAAAAGAGACAAGAACATGAAACCTCCTGAGGAAAGTGTTGCGACAGCTTATTGTGTGTGTTTCTGGTTTATTCTCCCACTAGATTCCAGGCTGCCAGAGGGCAAGGACCAGAATTTTGCAGGAAAAGGGCACACAGCTtcataaatgagtgaatgaatgaacgagtgaCTCTACATTTCTCCAAGAAATGTATGAAGGGTCCTTTagaatttgttctgtgaaatttggattcaatcaaaaggctgcatttaaggatctagaaggccacatgtggccttaaggctgcaggtccCCACCCCTGGTTAAGAGCATAGGGTCTGCAGCCAGTACTATTGGTTTCAAATCTTGGCTTGCATGTTTTCAAGTTGTTACTTAAACTCTGTGTCTTAGTTTATGGCTTTGAAAAAGGATAATATTATAACATTATCTGTTTTGTAGTGTTGTTATAAgtattaaatgagtcaatatgtGTAAATTGCATTCAGTCTCTGACTTTGACcattttttgactttacagtgGTGCAAAtgtgatatgcattcagtagaaatcatACTTTGAGTTCCCATATAGccactgtatttttcatttttcagtattCAGTAAACTACATGAGacattcaacactttattataaaataggatttatgttttgtgattttgctcaactgtaggccagtgtaagtgttctgagcatgtttaaggtaggctaggctaagctatggtgTTTGTAAATGCATttctgaggccaggcacagtggctcacgactataatcctagcattttgggaggccaagacacaAGGATTTCTTGAAtccagtagtttgaggctgcagtgcactccagcctgagtgacagagcaagatcctgtctttttttttttttttttttttgagacagaatctcactctgttgcctgggctagagtgcacagcaacctcaaactcctggactcaggcgatcctcctgcctcagcctcctgagtagctgggactacaggcatacgccaccgtgcccagctaattttttctatatatttttggttgtccagctaattttttttctatttttagtagagatggggtctcagtattgctcaggctgttcttgaactcctgaccttgagcgatctgcccgcctcggcctcccagagtgctaggattacaggcgtgagccaccacacctggccaaggccttgtctcttaaaaaaatatttactttgacttagaaattttcaatatataatagGTTTGTTGGGGGGCAACCTCAGTCTGGGATGGCACACACGATACCACATTTGACCAGTAGGTGGCACAAGTCCCCAATGTCAAAATTGTCCTGACAGCCTGAATATTAAGacctttccctctttttctgaGCTGCAATTTGTGGGCATTGTAAGAGAAGAAATACTAGGACTGAAGGAGTTAAGCTTTCTTCCTAAGGCTCTGTTTTTACTTCAAGCCTAAGGATACTGGGATATTTGATTACAGTGTGAAGGCAACAGCATGTATTTGAGCTTTGACTAGAAGCCACTGGGTCTGGATTTTAGTTCTAACGCTGTGTGTTCTTGGGTGAGTTCATGAACTTACCTGGGCGTCAGCTTCCACCCTCCCTTACTGTTATTTGGGAGATGAAATAGAGCCAGAATGCAAAACAGACATATAAGGGAGAGGAAAAACTTGAGGGAGAATCAAAGAACATACTGTAGGAATTAGAATTGGAGGTGAAGAAACAGTGACGACATGACAAGGGAGGGgagttataaataataaaattagggaCATGATTATGGAGGAGAAGAATTAACAAATAGAGACAAGAGATATTAAATTTGATTCATACAGTGCTGTTTCCACGCAGAGACCCTTCCCTCCCAGCCGCCGCCTCCACACGTGCCCCAGGCGGCGCTGCCACCGCTGTGGCGCAATGGGTGTGAGGAACGCAGGGGGCTGGGGAACTGAAACTTCCTGGTAAAAGCATGGAGAATTGTCTCTGAATTTTAAAGCACATTAAGCGTCCCTCCCTCAGTTCTCCCTGGAGTCCCCATCTTTCCCCAGCAGCCTGCTGAATGCCCTCTTCACCTCCTTGTTCCTCAGGGTGTATATGAGAGGGTTAAGAGAAGGAGCACCCACTGCATAGAAGAGACCAAAGAACTTGCCCCTCTCTTGGGCATAGGGATTTTTGGGCTGCAGGTAGACAGCAATGACTGAGCTGTAGAAGAGGATGACAACGGTGAGATGGGAAGAGCAGGTTCCAAAAGCTTTCCTCCTCCCTTTTGCAGAATTAATCCTCAGCACTGCCCGGGCAATGGCGGCATAAGAGGCAAGGATGAGGCTGAGGGGCACAATCAAGATCAGGACACTGGCAACAGCCATCTGGATCTCATTGTAGGATGTGTCCCCGCAGGAGAGTTGGATTAGAGAAGGGACCTCACAGACAAAATCATCCACTTGCCGGtgggggcagaagggcaggcggAGGGTGGGTGGTGTCTGAATCACTGATTCCACCAGCCCAATGACCCAGGCCACAGATGCCAGCTGCCGGCACAGGCGGGGCTGGATGATGGTGGTGTAGTGGAGGGGCTGGCAGACAGCCACATAGCGGTCAAAGGCCATCACCGACAGGAGGATGCACTCAGTGGTCCCCAGGGACAGGAAGATGAAGAGCTGGACAGAGCAGCCCAGGAAGCTGATGGTCTTCTTTGGGCCCCAGAGGTTGACCAGCATCTGGGGGACACAGCTGGTGGTGAAGCAGAGGTCCAAGAAGGAGAGGTTGGAGAGGAAAAAGTACATTGGAGAGTGGAGCCTGGGGTCCAGCACAGACAGC of Microcebus murinus isolate Inina chromosome 5, M.murinus_Inina_mat1.0, whole genome shotgun sequence contains these proteins:
- the OR2H2 gene encoding olfactory receptor 2H2, with the protein product MGNQSSPEGFLLLGFSEHPGLEKILFLVISTSYLLALVGNTLIITLSVLDPRLHSPMYFFLSNLSFLDLCFTTSCVPQMLVNLWGPKKTISFLGCSVQLFIFLSLGTTECILLSVMAFDRYVAVCQPLHYTTIIQPRLCRQLASVAWVIGLVESVIQTPPTLRLPFCPHRQVDDFVCEVPSLIQLSCGDTSYNEIQMAVASVLILIVPLSLILASYAAIARAVLRINSAKGRRKAFGTCSSHLTVVILFYSSVIAVYLQPKNPYAQERGKFFGLFYAVGAPSLNPLIYTLRNKEVKRAFSRLLGKDGDSREN